A region of Falco peregrinus isolate bFalPer1 chromosome 13, bFalPer1.pri, whole genome shotgun sequence DNA encodes the following proteins:
- the UTP14A gene encoding U3 small nucleolar RNA-associated protein 14 homolog A isoform X2, with product MGHSPSPPSTNRPLPCSPYFAPNPGAGRDGGGGGRMRRGPAAGAALRGAGLQVAARCFPARPACGAMAEEDWLGVEAAPSASEGEDEGQEDGERRHRRLLEAVSSLSGRKRRKLAERTEASVQVSEFNVSCKGAGEKLVLSELLQPIRPKSALSSVKNELTRVKQKKAVELPLSKEEAKRVVREAAYVRTSKDVGKWQQVVLQNRRAEQLVFPLKQEIATVVPLEQAASAWKARTPLEQEIFGLLHKTQQPITDPLLTPEETASLQAMSLEEARQRRAELQKARVIQSYYEAKARREKKIKSKKYHRVLKKSKRRKALKEFELLHKLDPEAALAKLEELEQLRMQERMSLKHQNKGKWARSRAIMAKYDLEARKAMQEQLAKNKELMQKVRVELPEEEPGDVPEEDLTSVAVPTIPAGAGRTNPWMLGKPSGPAEEPEVQEGLGDFAVPGAAESKEEMEEEDEEVSEEEALLQDFAQKRHVRQQRAGSPEGQGADETDAVSELLRDSPVHPVCAEEQTSVRIEQPSQAQAEILLLEQLGRVQTMEDAEALASEEHVEELEKLGAAGAEEQVQQQEEGRAEERRVKKPPAKKKIISLQAVLSGKSQEVQCPSLPVVMEEEEGGIDQRGVIAEAFAGDDVVADFRQEKHKAEQAAKPQPVNLVLPGWDSCSSHPQPLPGRTSTCPMSS from the exons ATGGGGCACAGCCCGTCGCCTCCCTCCACAAAccgccccctgccctgcagcccctaTTTTGCGCCCAACCCGGGcgcaggcagggatggaggaggaggaggacggaTGCGCAGGGGCCCGGCCGCCGGAGCAGCTCTGCGGGGCGCTGGCCTGCAG GTCGCAGCGCGGTGCTTTCCGGCTCGCCCGGCGTGCGGCGCGATGGCGGAGGAGGACTGGCTGGGAGTGGAGGCGGCCCCGAGCGCTAGCGAAGGCGAGGATGAG GGGCAGGAGGACGGCGAGCGGCGGCACCGGCGGCTCCTGGAAGCGGTCAGCTCCCTCTCCGGACGGAAGCG GCGGAAGCTGGCTGAGCGTACAGAGGCAAGCGTGCAGGTGTCAGAGTTCAATGTCAGCTGCAAAG GTGCTGGGGAGAAGCTGGTTCTGtctgagctcctgcagcctATCCGTCCTAAATCCGCCCTGAGCAGCGTGAAGAACGAACTGACCAGAGTGAAGCAGAAAAAGGCAGTGGAGCTGCCACTCAGCAAAGAGGAGGCAAAGCGG GTCGTGAGGGAAGCTGCCTACGTCAGGACCTCTAAAGATGTGGGCAAATGGCAGCAGGTGGTTTTACAGAACCGACGGGCAGAACAGCTGGTTTTCCCTCTGAAGCAGGAGATTGCTACAGTTGTACCCCTGGAGCAAGCGGCTTCAGCTTGGAAG GCCCGAACTCCCCTGGAGCAGGAGATCTTTGGACTGCTCCACAAGACGCAGCAGCCCATCACAGACCCACTCCTGACACCAGAGGAGACAGCCTCGCTGCAGGCAatgagcttggaggag GCCCGGCAGCGGCgggctgagctgcagaaggCTCGGGTCATACAGTCCTACTATGAGGCTAAGGCTCGTCgagagaagaaaatcaagagCAAGAA GTACCATCGtgtgctgaaaaaaagcaagagacgCAAGGCCTTGAAGGAGTTTGAGCTGCTGCATAAGTTGGACCCCGAGGCTGCCTTGGCaaagctggaggagctggagcagctcaggATGCAG gAACGCATGAGTCTTAAGCACCAGAACAAGGGAAAATGGGCCCGCTCCAGGGCCATTATGGCTAAGTATGACCTGGAG GCCCGCAAGGCCATGCAGGAACAACTTGCCAAGAACAAGGAGTTGATGCAGAAGGTGCGAGTGGAGCTGCCTGAGGAGGAACCAGGTGATGTTCCTGAGGAGGACCTCACATCAGTGGCTGTCCCCACCATCCCTGCGGGTGCCGGCAGAACTAATCCCTGGATGCTGGGCAAGCCCAGTGGCCCAGCCGAGGAGCCCGAGGTACAGGAGGGTCTTGGAGACTTTGCGGTGCCTGGTGCTGCGGAGAGcaaggaggagatggaggaggaggatgaggaggtgTCAGAGGAGGAAGCTCTGTTACAAGACTTTGCGCAGAAACGGCACGTGCGGCAGCAGCGGGCAGGGAGCCCTGAGGGACAAG GTGCTGATGAGACTGATGCAGTTTCTGAACTGCTGAGGGACAGCCCTGTCCACCCTGTCTGTGCGGAGGAGCAGACAAGCGTCAGGATCGAGCAGCCTTCCCAGGCCCAGGCGGAGATCCTGCTGTtggagcagctgggcagggtgcAGACGATGGAGGACGCTGAGGCTCTGGCCTCAGAGGAGCATGtggaagagctggagaagctgggggctgcaggagcagaggaacaagtgcagcagcaggaggaaggcagagctgaGGAGAGACGTGTCAAGAAACCACCAGCCAAGAAGAAGATCATTagcctgcaggctgtgctgtccGGGAAGTCCCAGGAGGTTCAGTGCCCCAGCCTGCCTGTGGTCATGGAGGAGGAG GAGGGTGGCATCGACCAAAGAGGGGTGATCGCAGAGGCCTTTGCTGGGGATGACGTGGTCGCTGACTTCCGCCAGGAGAAGCACaaggcagagcaggctgcaaaGCCGCAGCCAGTGAACCTGGTGCTGCCGGGCTGGG ATTCCTGCTcaagccacccccagcccctcccaggAAGGACCAGCACTTGCCCCATGTCATCATGA
- the XPNPEP2 gene encoding xaa-Pro aminopeptidase 2 yields the protein MHPPQWIAAWVLLLHGCATGWPLQGASARTSVRDCSVDPPYLPPTATNTTARLAALRGTMRAHSVHAYIVPSTDAHMSEYIAERDSRLGWLTGFTGSAGTVVVTQDKAALWTDSRYWTQAERQLDCNWELQRTPWIESIGLWILEAVPAEGNISLDPFLFSIDAWNSYSQALHGSGRTLLPIETNLVDQVWGDQRPPPASGEIYSLPAAFTGSSWQEKVAGIRQQMKQHIQRPTAVLLSGLEETAWLFNLRGDDIPYNPVFYSYTLLTNSSISLFVDKRRLAAAARQSLQASCPGPLCVELWEYGQARAQLQYYAQGNVTIWLGTEYTTYGLYSVIPQEKLLEDSYSPIMLAKAVKNAKEQEMLRAAHVRDAVAVIQYLLWLEKMVPQGQVDEFSGAQYIDALRQAQEHSHGPSFQSISASGLNAALAHYSPSNQSSRKLSVGEMYLSDTGGQYLDGTTDITRTVYWGVPTPLQKEAYTRVLMGNIDLSRLIFPPNTAGRVVESFARRALWDVGLNYGHGTGHGIGNFLSVHEWPVGFQSNNVPLTAGMFTSIEPGYYRDGEFGIRIEDVALVVEAQTEHQTGEKPFLTFEVVSLVPYDRNLIDLSLLSPEQIRYLNAYYETIRARVGPELLRQQLEEAYRWLQRSTEPFPLGSAATTVAAATTTLGMLPLASLLSVLLTRLQA from the exons atGCACCCCCCACAGTGGATCGCAGCCTGGGTGCTCCTGCTCCACG GCTGTGCCACAGGCTGGCCACTGCAGGGCGCCTCCGCCAGGACCAGCGTCCGGGACTGCTCCGTGGACCCACCG TACCTGCCCCCTACGGCCACCAACACAACCGCGCGGCTTGCTGCTCTGCGGGGCACCATGCGAGCCCACAGCGTCCATGCCTACATCGTGCCCTCCACGGACGCCCACATG AGTGAGTACATCGCTGAACGGGATtccaggctgggctggctgaCCGGCTTCACCGGCTCTGCAG GCACTGTCGTGGTGACGCAGGACAAGGCTGCCCTGTGGACCGACAGCCGCTACTGGACCCAGGCAGAGCGGCAGCTGGACTGCAACTGGGAGCTGCAGCGGACAC CCTGGATCGAGTCCATTGGGCTGTGGATCCTGGAGGCAGTTCCTGCTGAGGGGAACATCAGCTTGGaccccttcctcttctccatcG ACGCCTGGAACAGCTACAGCCAGGCTCTGCATGGCTCTGGCAGGACCCTGCTCCCCATTGAGACCAACCTTGTGGATCAAGTGTGGGGTGACCAGAGACCCCCTCCAGCCTCTGGTGAGATCTacagcctcccagcagcattCACAG ggagcagctggcaggagaaggTGGCTGGGATTCGGCAGCAGATGAAGCAGCACATTCAACgtcccacagctgtgctgctgtcaggGTTGGAGGAGACAGCCT GGCTCTTCAACCTCCGTGGAGACGACATCCCCTACAACCCTGTCTTCTATTCCTACACCCTGCTGACCAACTCTAGCATAAG CCTGTTCGTGGACAAGAGGCGGCTGGCGGCAGCAGCACGGCAGTCCCTGCAGGCCAGCTGCCCCGGGCCTCTGTGCGTGGAGCTGTGGGAATACGGGCAGGCACGTGCCCAGCTCCAGTACTATGCCCAGGGCAACGTCACCATCTGGTTAGGCACTGAGTACACCACCTATGGCCTCTACAGCGTCATACCCCAG gagaagctgctggaggacAGCTACTCCCCCATCATGCTGGCCAAGGCTGTGAAAAATGCCAaggagcaggagatgctgcGGGCTGCTCAC GTTAGGGATGCAGTGGCTGTCATCCAGTACCTGCTGTGGCTGGAGAAGATGGTCCCGCAGGGACAGGTGGACGAGTTTTCGGGGGCACAGTATATCGACGCACTCCGCCA GGcccaggagcacagccacggACCCAGCTTCCAGTCCATCTCAGCCAGTGGGCTCAACGCGGCACTGGCCCATTACAG CCCCTCCAACCAGAGCAGTCGGAAGCTGTCTGTGGGTGAGATGTACCTTTCGGACACTGGAGGGCAATATCT GGACGGGACGACAGACATCACACGGACAGTGTACTGGGGTGTGCCAACCCCACTCCAGAAG GAAGCCTACACCCGTGTGCTGATGGGCAACATCGACCTGTCCCGCCTCATCTTCCCACCCAACACAGCAG GGAGAGTGGTGGAGTCCTTTGCCCGCCGAGCACTCTGGGATGTGGGACTCAACTATGGCCACGGGACCGGCCATGGCATCGGCAACTTCCTCTCAGTCCATGAGT GGCCCGTGGGCTTCCAGTCCAACAACGTGCCACTGACGGCCGGCATGTTCACCTCCATCG AGCCTGGGTACTACCGGGACGGCGAGTTTGGGATCCGCATCGAGGACGTTGCTCTCGTGGTGGAGGCACAGACTGAG CACCAGACTGGGGAGAAGCCCTTCCTGACCTTTGAGGTGGTGTCCCTGGTGCCCTACGACCGAAACCTCATTGACCTCAGCCTTCTGTCACCAGAGCAG ATCCGGTACCTGAACGCCTACTATGAGACCATCCGGGCGCGCGTGGGGCCAGAGCTGCTgcggcagcagctggaggaggcgTACCGCTGGCTGCAGAGGAGTACAGAGCCCTTCCCACTGGGCAGTGCCGCCACCACCGtcgctgctgccaccaccaccctggGCATGCTGCCCCTCGCCTCCCTCCTCTCTGTGCTGCTCACCAGGCTGCAGGCCTGA
- the UTP14A gene encoding U3 small nucleolar RNA-associated protein 14 homolog A isoform X1 encodes MGHSPSPPSTNRPLPCSPYFAPNPGAGRDGGGGGRMRRGPAAGAALRGAGLQVAARCFPARPACGAMAEEDWLGVEAAPSASEGEDEGQEDGERRHRRLLEAVSSLSGRKRRKLAERTEASVQVSEFNVSCKGAGEKLVLSELLQPIRPKSALSSVKNELTRVKQKKAVELPLSKEEAKRVVREAAYVRTSKDVGKWQQVVLQNRRAEQLVFPLKQEIATVVPLEQAASAWKARTPLEQEIFGLLHKTQQPITDPLLTPEETASLQAMSLEEARQRRAELQKARVIQSYYEAKARREKKIKSKKYHRVLKKSKRRKALKEFELLHKLDPEAALAKLEELEQLRMQERMSLKHQNKGKWARSRAIMAKYDLEARKAMQEQLAKNKELMQKVRVELPEEEPGDVPEEDLTSVAVPTIPAGAGRTNPWMLGKPSGPAEEPEVQEGLGDFAVPGAAESKEEMEEEDEEVSEEEALLQDFAQKRHVRQQRAGSPEGQGADETDAVSELLRDSPVHPVCAEEQTSVRIEQPSQAQAEILLLEQLGRVQTMEDAEALASEEHVEELEKLGAAGAEEQVQQQEEGRAEERRVKKPPAKKKIISLQAVLSGKSQEVQCPSLPVVMEEEEGGIDQRGVIAEAFAGDDVVADFRQEKHKAEQAAKPQPVNLVLPGWGEWGGTGLKPSTKKRKRFLLKPPPAPPRKDQHLPHVIMSERRNIHVAAHQVSELPFPFERHQQFEHSIRTPVGPTWNTQRAFQKLTTPRVITRAGHIIQPISAEDVPDMATEAGSGAKPALEIAPKQPEQPFCHPRRRAQ; translated from the exons ATGGGGCACAGCCCGTCGCCTCCCTCCACAAAccgccccctgccctgcagcccctaTTTTGCGCCCAACCCGGGcgcaggcagggatggaggaggaggaggacggaTGCGCAGGGGCCCGGCCGCCGGAGCAGCTCTGCGGGGCGCTGGCCTGCAG GTCGCAGCGCGGTGCTTTCCGGCTCGCCCGGCGTGCGGCGCGATGGCGGAGGAGGACTGGCTGGGAGTGGAGGCGGCCCCGAGCGCTAGCGAAGGCGAGGATGAG GGGCAGGAGGACGGCGAGCGGCGGCACCGGCGGCTCCTGGAAGCGGTCAGCTCCCTCTCCGGACGGAAGCG GCGGAAGCTGGCTGAGCGTACAGAGGCAAGCGTGCAGGTGTCAGAGTTCAATGTCAGCTGCAAAG GTGCTGGGGAGAAGCTGGTTCTGtctgagctcctgcagcctATCCGTCCTAAATCCGCCCTGAGCAGCGTGAAGAACGAACTGACCAGAGTGAAGCAGAAAAAGGCAGTGGAGCTGCCACTCAGCAAAGAGGAGGCAAAGCGG GTCGTGAGGGAAGCTGCCTACGTCAGGACCTCTAAAGATGTGGGCAAATGGCAGCAGGTGGTTTTACAGAACCGACGGGCAGAACAGCTGGTTTTCCCTCTGAAGCAGGAGATTGCTACAGTTGTACCCCTGGAGCAAGCGGCTTCAGCTTGGAAG GCCCGAACTCCCCTGGAGCAGGAGATCTTTGGACTGCTCCACAAGACGCAGCAGCCCATCACAGACCCACTCCTGACACCAGAGGAGACAGCCTCGCTGCAGGCAatgagcttggaggag GCCCGGCAGCGGCgggctgagctgcagaaggCTCGGGTCATACAGTCCTACTATGAGGCTAAGGCTCGTCgagagaagaaaatcaagagCAAGAA GTACCATCGtgtgctgaaaaaaagcaagagacgCAAGGCCTTGAAGGAGTTTGAGCTGCTGCATAAGTTGGACCCCGAGGCTGCCTTGGCaaagctggaggagctggagcagctcaggATGCAG gAACGCATGAGTCTTAAGCACCAGAACAAGGGAAAATGGGCCCGCTCCAGGGCCATTATGGCTAAGTATGACCTGGAG GCCCGCAAGGCCATGCAGGAACAACTTGCCAAGAACAAGGAGTTGATGCAGAAGGTGCGAGTGGAGCTGCCTGAGGAGGAACCAGGTGATGTTCCTGAGGAGGACCTCACATCAGTGGCTGTCCCCACCATCCCTGCGGGTGCCGGCAGAACTAATCCCTGGATGCTGGGCAAGCCCAGTGGCCCAGCCGAGGAGCCCGAGGTACAGGAGGGTCTTGGAGACTTTGCGGTGCCTGGTGCTGCGGAGAGcaaggaggagatggaggaggaggatgaggaggtgTCAGAGGAGGAAGCTCTGTTACAAGACTTTGCGCAGAAACGGCACGTGCGGCAGCAGCGGGCAGGGAGCCCTGAGGGACAAG GTGCTGATGAGACTGATGCAGTTTCTGAACTGCTGAGGGACAGCCCTGTCCACCCTGTCTGTGCGGAGGAGCAGACAAGCGTCAGGATCGAGCAGCCTTCCCAGGCCCAGGCGGAGATCCTGCTGTtggagcagctgggcagggtgcAGACGATGGAGGACGCTGAGGCTCTGGCCTCAGAGGAGCATGtggaagagctggagaagctgggggctgcaggagcagaggaacaagtgcagcagcaggaggaaggcagagctgaGGAGAGACGTGTCAAGAAACCACCAGCCAAGAAGAAGATCATTagcctgcaggctgtgctgtccGGGAAGTCCCAGGAGGTTCAGTGCCCCAGCCTGCCTGTGGTCATGGAGGAGGAG GAGGGTGGCATCGACCAAAGAGGGGTGATCGCAGAGGCCTTTGCTGGGGATGACGTGGTCGCTGACTTCCGCCAGGAGAAGCACaaggcagagcaggctgcaaaGCCGCAGCCAGTGAACCTGGTGCTGCCGGGCTGGGGTGAGTGGGGAGGCACAGGACTGAAGCCCAGcaccaagaaaagaaaacg ATTCCTGCTcaagccacccccagcccctcccaggAAGGACCAGCACTTGCCCCATGTCATCATGAGCGAGCGGCGCAACATCCATGTGGCAGCACATCAG GTCAGTGAGCTGCCCTTCCCCTTTGAGAGGCACCAGCAGTTTGAGCACAGCATCCGGACGCCTGTGGGCCCCACGTGGAACACGCAGCGTGCCTTCCAGAAGCTAACTACCCCCCGCGTCATTACCCGAGCGGGCCACATCATCCAGCCCATCTCCGCTGAGGATGTCCCTGACATGGCCACCGAAGCTGGCAGTGGAGCCAAGCCAGCGCTAGAAATTGCGCCcaagcagccagagcagccctTTTGCCACCCGCGCAGGAGAGCACAATAG
- the ZDHHC9 gene encoding palmitoyltransferase ZDHHC9, translated as MSVMVARKKVVRKWEKLPGRNTFCCDGRIMMARQKGIFYLTLFLILGTCALFFAFECRYLAVQLSPAIPVFAAVLFLFAMATLLRTSFSDPGVIPRALPDEAAFIEMEIEATNGTVPQGQRPPPRIKNFQINNQIVKLKYCYTCKIFRPPRASHCSICDNCVERFDHHCPWVGNCVGKRNYRYFYLFILSLSLLTIYIFTFNIVYVALKSLKIGFLNTLKETPGTYPSTMQRGWLLQSWVLV; from the exons ATGTCGGTGATGGTGGCGAGGAAGAAGGTGGTTCGGAAATGGGAGAAGCTGCCGGGCAGGAACACCTTCTGCTGCGACGGCCGCATCATGATGGCCCGGCAGAAGGGCATCTTCTACCTGACGCTTTTCCTCATCCTCGGCACCTGCGCCCTCTTCTTTGCCTTTGA GTGTCGGTACCTGGCAGtccagctgtccccagccatCCCCGTGTTTGCAGCAGTTCTCTTCCTATTTGCCATGGCTACGCTCCTGCGGACAAGCTTCAGTGATCCTGGGGTGATCCCGAGAGCCCTGCCTGATGAGGCAGCCTTCATAGAGATGGAGATTG AGGCCACCAACGGTACCGTGCCGCAGGGTCAGCGCCCACCCCCACGGATTAAAAACTTTCAAATCAACAACCAGATAGTGAAGCTGAAGTATTGCTACACATGTAAGATCTTCCGTCCGCCCCGTGCCTCTCATTGCAGCATCTGTGACAACTGTGTGG aGCGCTTCGACCATCACTGTCCCTGGGTGGGCAACTGCGTGGGGAAGAGGAACTACCGCTATTTCTACCTCTTTATCCTCTCGCTCTCACTCCTCACCATCTACATCTTCACCTTCAACATAGTCTACGTAGCACTGA AATCTTTGAAGATTGGGTTTCTGAACACGTTGAAGGAAACCCCAGGGACATATCCTTCCACAATGCAGAGGGGTTGGCTTCTCCAAAGCTGGGTGTTAGTTTGA
- the SASH3 gene encoding SAM and SH3 domain-containing protein 3 isoform X2 yields MLRRKPSNASEKEPGHKKLSLQRSSSFKDFAKSKVSSPVPSEKEFSLDENIPEDESSSASPDDTARSSGMRLGKKWRAVISRTMNRKMGRMVVKALAEGKGDVEEEGSLCPLSPASSTEETSHEKVPPSYLEMEEDGHPSIGRQLSSGSELSSPGPSGSNRDSLQLEESSPAYTGPFCGRARVHTDFTPSPYDKDSLKLRKGDIISIIEKPPMGTWTGLLNNRVGSFKFIYVDVIPEETAPARKSRGPSKSKRLKPKTLHELLERINLQEHTSTLLLNGYQTLEDFKELRETHLNELNITDPQHRAKLLTAAELLLDYDTSEPEEGDSSEAQPLPSELKGDIPRDSGCFEGSETLDSSREDAELGGPEGQLRALSLAESS; encoded by the exons ATGCTGCGCCGCAAGCCCTCCAACGCCAGTGAGAAGGAGCCAGGACACAAGAAG ctctccctccaGCGCTCCAGCAGCTTCAAGGACTTTGCCAAGTCCAAAGTCAGCTCCCCTGTGCCGAGTGAGAAGGAGTTCAGCTTGGATGAGAAT ATCCCCGAGGACGAGtccagcagtgccagccctgACGATACTGCACGAAGCAGCGGGATGAGGTTGGGCAAGAAGTGGCGGGCCGTCATCTCCCGCACCATGAACCGGAAGATGGGCAGGATGGTTGTGAAAGCACTAGCAGAGGGGAAG GGAGACGTGGAGGAGGAGGGGTCCCTGtgccccctgtccccagccagcagcacagaggagacGAGCCACGAAAAGGTGCCCCCATCTTACCTGGAGATGGAGGAAGATGGGCACCCATCTATCGGCCGTCAGCTGTCCAGCG GCAGTGAACTTTccagccccggcccctcggGCAGCAACCGGGACAGcttgcagctggaggagagcagcccAGCCTACACTGGCCCCTTCTGTGGCCGTGCCCGTGTCCACACTGACTTCACACCCAGCCCTTACGACAAGGACTCACTGAAGCTGCGG AAAGGGGACATCATTAGCATCATCGAGAAGCCGCCCATGGGCACCTGGACGGGGCTGCTCAACAACAGGGTGGGCTCCTTCAAGTTCATCTATGTGGATGTCATCCCTGAGGAGACAGCTCCTGCCCGCAAGAGCCGTGGCCCCAGCAAGAGCAAGCGGCTCAAGCCCAAGACCCTCCACGAGCTGCTGGAGCGCATCAACCTGCAG gaGCACACCTCCACCCTGCTGCTGAACGGCTACCAGACACTGGAGGACTTCAAGGAGCTGCGGGAGACCCACCTCAACGAGCTGAACATCACGGACCCCCAGCACCGTGCCAAGCTGCTCACGGCTGCCGAGCTCCTCCTGGATTATGACA cGAGCGAGCCAGAGGAAGGCGACAGCTCCGAAGCCCAGCCTTTGCCCTCAGAGCTCAAAGGGGACATTCCCCGGGACTCAGGCTGCTTCGAGGGATCAGAGACCCTAGACAGCAGCCGGGAAGATGCTGAATTGGGTGGTCCTGAGGGGCAGCTGCGGGCTCTCTCCCTGGCAGAGTCGTCctga
- the SASH3 gene encoding SAM and SH3 domain-containing protein 3 isoform X1 produces MLRRKPSNASEKEPGHKKLSLQRSSSFKDFAKSKVSSPVPSEKEFSLDENIPEDESSSASPDDTARSSGMRLGKKWRAVISRTMNRKMGRMVVKALAEGKGDVEEEGSLCPLSPASSTEETSHEKVPPSYLEMEEDGHPSIGRQLSSGSELSSPGPSGSNRDSLQLEESSPAYTGPFCGRARVHTDFTPSPYDKDSLKLRKGDIISIIEKPPMGTWTGLLNNRVGSFKFIYVDVIPEETAPARKSRGPSKSKRLKPKTLHELLERINLQEHTSTLLLNGYQTLEDFKELRETHLNELNITDPQHRAKLLTAAELLLDYDTASEPEEGDSSEAQPLPSELKGDIPRDSGCFEGSETLDSSREDAELGGPEGQLRALSLAESS; encoded by the exons ATGCTGCGCCGCAAGCCCTCCAACGCCAGTGAGAAGGAGCCAGGACACAAGAAG ctctccctccaGCGCTCCAGCAGCTTCAAGGACTTTGCCAAGTCCAAAGTCAGCTCCCCTGTGCCGAGTGAGAAGGAGTTCAGCTTGGATGAGAAT ATCCCCGAGGACGAGtccagcagtgccagccctgACGATACTGCACGAAGCAGCGGGATGAGGTTGGGCAAGAAGTGGCGGGCCGTCATCTCCCGCACCATGAACCGGAAGATGGGCAGGATGGTTGTGAAAGCACTAGCAGAGGGGAAG GGAGACGTGGAGGAGGAGGGGTCCCTGtgccccctgtccccagccagcagcacagaggagacGAGCCACGAAAAGGTGCCCCCATCTTACCTGGAGATGGAGGAAGATGGGCACCCATCTATCGGCCGTCAGCTGTCCAGCG GCAGTGAACTTTccagccccggcccctcggGCAGCAACCGGGACAGcttgcagctggaggagagcagcccAGCCTACACTGGCCCCTTCTGTGGCCGTGCCCGTGTCCACACTGACTTCACACCCAGCCCTTACGACAAGGACTCACTGAAGCTGCGG AAAGGGGACATCATTAGCATCATCGAGAAGCCGCCCATGGGCACCTGGACGGGGCTGCTCAACAACAGGGTGGGCTCCTTCAAGTTCATCTATGTGGATGTCATCCCTGAGGAGACAGCTCCTGCCCGCAAGAGCCGTGGCCCCAGCAAGAGCAAGCGGCTCAAGCCCAAGACCCTCCACGAGCTGCTGGAGCGCATCAACCTGCAG gaGCACACCTCCACCCTGCTGCTGAACGGCTACCAGACACTGGAGGACTTCAAGGAGCTGCGGGAGACCCACCTCAACGAGCTGAACATCACGGACCCCCAGCACCGTGCCAAGCTGCTCACGGCTGCCGAGCTCCTCCTGGATTATGACA cagcGAGCGAGCCAGAGGAAGGCGACAGCTCCGAAGCCCAGCCTTTGCCCTCAGAGCTCAAAGGGGACATTCCCCGGGACTCAGGCTGCTTCGAGGGATCAGAGACCCTAGACAGCAGCCGGGAAGATGCTGAATTGGGTGGTCCTGAGGGGCAGCTGCGGGCTCTCTCCCTGGCAGAGTCGTCctga
- the APLN gene encoding apelin has translation MAAPRWLLALLLLWLALAAAGPLGQVPNGKDAENGLIQTLVQPRGARRGAGHRPGGWRRYRRPRPRLSHKGPMPF, from the exons ATGGCCGCGCCGCGCTGGCTCCtggcgctgctgctgctctggctcgCCCTGGCCGCTGCGG ggccaCTGGGCCAGGTGCCGAATGGGAAGGATGCGGAGAATGGCCTCATCCAAACCCTGGTGCAGCCGCGGGGTGCGCGGCGTGGGGCTGGGCACCGGCCGGGCGGCTGGCGGAGGTaccggcggccccggccccggcttTCCCACAAGGGCCCCATGCCCTTCTGA